From Halanaeroarchaeum sulfurireducens, a single genomic window includes:
- a CDS encoding UbiX family flavin prenyltransferase — translation MDPIVLGVSGASGTTLATRTAEALAEHADVYTVVTDGAKSVMDHETDARSHTIDRLETVSESVYDEDDFGAAIASGTFRTAGMVIVPCSMNTLAKLATGLSDSLLTRAADVTFKEDRPLVVVPRESPLGEIHLENMQTVAGRGATVVPPVLGFYYDPEDLDDVVDHVVGKILDRFGLSYDGFERWSPD, via the coding sequence TGGCGACCAGGACGGCGGAAGCACTCGCCGAGCACGCGGACGTCTACACCGTGGTGACCGACGGGGCGAAGTCGGTGATGGATCACGAGACGGACGCCCGCTCGCACACGATAGACCGCCTGGAGACCGTTTCGGAATCGGTCTACGACGAGGACGACTTCGGTGCCGCGATCGCGTCGGGCACTTTCCGGACCGCGGGGATGGTGATCGTTCCCTGCTCGATGAACACGCTCGCAAAACTCGCGACCGGCCTCTCCGACTCGCTTCTGACGCGGGCCGCCGACGTCACGTTCAAAGAGGATCGACCCCTGGTCGTCGTTCCCAGGGAGTCCCCGTTGGGTGAAATTCACCTCGAGAACATGCAGACCGTCGCCGGCCGCGGTGCCACTGTCGTTCCGCCGGTGCTCGGATTCTATTACGATCCCGAGGACCTCGATGACGTCGTCGACCACGTGGTCGGCAAGATACTCGACCGGTTCGGGCTGTCGTACGACGGCTTCGAGCGCTGGTCTCCGGACTGA